Proteins encoded by one window of Enterococcus faecalis:
- a CDS encoding YkuJ family protein, translating to MKHSQLVAIIKRLEAMIEAADNEVQVRRFEREGVEKCIVSFDKSTETFELTESDTHQSYQFDNIDIVAMEIYDLIQ from the coding sequence ATGAAACATTCACAACTTGTGGCGATTATTAAGAGACTGGAAGCAATGATCGAAGCAGCAGATAATGAAGTACAAGTACGCCGCTTTGAACGTGAAGGCGTAGAGAAATGTATTGTAAGTTTTGATAAATCAACAGAAACATTTGAATTAACAGAATCTGATACGCACCAAAGCTATCAATTCGATAACATCGATATTGTAGCAATGGAAATTTACGACTTAATTCAATAA